The proteins below are encoded in one region of Thermothelomyces thermophilus ATCC 42464 chromosome 1, complete sequence:
- a CDS encoding glycosyltransferase family 57 protein (CAZy_ID 267974), with protein MAKPSPSSHKPRRKAKHAVDSPSSFRNSGPIETLSRAPAFPLAAFLWPARGTASQWELLPLILMAVGLFRWAAGLWGYSGFEKPPMFGDYEAQRHWMEITTQLPISQWYFHDLEWWGLDYPPLTAYHSWLCGKIGSLIDPSWFALFSSRGSHDPTLKVFMRATVIVSEYLIYIPAVVVFVRRYSRLNGVANWSAAVALVAILMQPATILIDHVHFQYNTVMLGFVVASMSSMLAGRNLWAAVFFVAALGFKQMALYYACSVFAYLLGSCVFPRINLPRLIAISAVTAASFAILILPIVLGTLVDVHRGIDSRPDIDGPRPPLPLFQWLADYLDTEAFYYPVVEQLVQMVHRIFPFARGLFEDKVANFWCALNVVVKIKKYPSELLQRGALVATLISIIPPNLVLFFRPRKELLPLAFAATAWGFFLFSYQVHEKSVLLPLMPMTLLLASSHGLNKTTRAWVGFANILGCWTMFPLLQRVGLAVPYAVLTLLWAYLLGLPPTSLSVYFHEGSSSWTQWATLFVHGSFYLVMALWHVLVQSLRPPPDKPDLWLVANVGVGAAGFSLCYLWCLGRLLLQGEILPRSWFVRKDKVKTQ; from the exons ATGGCCAAGCCATCGCCTTCTTCACACAAACCAAGGCGAAAAGCCAAACATGCTGTCGATTCGCCGAGCAGTTTCCGCAACAGTGGCCCCATCGAGACCTTGTCGCGAGCCCCAGCCTTCCCTCTGGCTGCCTTCCTCTGGCCCGCGAGGGGTACCGCCTCGCAATGGGAATTGTTGCCCCTGATCCTGATGGCTGTCGGCCTCTTCAGGTGGGCCGCGGGGCTTTGGGGTTACTCTG GTTTTGAGAAACCCCCCATGTTCGGCGACTACGAGGCGCAGCGACACTGGATGGAGATTACGACGCAGCTTCCCATCTCACAATGGTACTTTCATGACCTCGAATGGTGGGGCCTTGACTACCCGCCTTTGACGGCCTACCACAGCTGGCTCTGTGGCAAGATCGGCTCGCTCATCGATCCGTCGTGGTTCGCTCTCTTCTCGTCTCGCGGCTCACACGATCCGACGCTCAAGGTATTTATGCGCGCTACGGTGATCGTGTCGGAATACCTCATTTACATCCCGGCCGTCGTTGTCTTTGTGCGCCGCTACAGCAGACTCAATGGGGTCGCCAATTGGTCCGCCGCGGTGGCCCTCGTCGCCATCCTGATGCAGCCCGCCACCATCCTGATCGACCATGTCCATTTCCAGTATAACACAGTGATGCTTGGCTTCGTCGTGGCGAGCATGTCCAGCATGCTTGCCGGCCGCAACCTCTGGGCGGCCGTCTTCTTCGTCGCCGCCCTGGGGTTCAAGCAGATGGCTCTGTACTACGCCTGCTCTGTTTTTGCCTACCTTCTCGGAAGCTGTGTGTTTCCGCGAATCAACCTCCCCCGTCTCATCGCCATCTCAGCAGTTACTGCTGCATCCTTTGCCATCTTGATCCTGCCCATCGTCCTCGGCACTCTCGTGGACGTGCACCGCGGGATCGACTCCCGCCCGGATATCGACGGCCCTCGGCCTCCCTTACCGCTCTTCCAATGGCTTGCCGACTACCTCGATACCGAGGCTTTTTATTACCCAGTGGTCGAGCAGCTCGTCCAGATGGTCCACCGCATCTTTCCTTTTGCTCGCGGCCTGTTCGAGGACAAGGTCGCCAATTTCTGGTGTGCCTTGAACGTGGTCGTCAAGATCAAGAAGTACCCGTCCGAGCTGCTCCAGCGTGGGGCGCTAGTGGCAACCTTGATATCCATCATCCCCCCCAATCTCGTCTTGTTCTTCCGCCCGAGGAAGGAACTGTTGCCCCTAGCCTTCGCTGCGACGGCCTGgggcttcttcctcttcagcTATCAGGTCCACGAGAAGAGCGTCCTGCTCCCGCTGATGCCAATGACCCTGCTACTTGCAAGCAGCCACGGGCTGAATAAAACCACTCGCGCCTGGGTCGGCTTTGCCAACATCCTCGGCTGCTGGACCATGTTCCCTCTGCTACAACGGGTTGGTCTAGCCGTGCCCTATGCGGTGCTTACTTTGCTCTGGGCATACCTTCTTGGCCTGCCGCCTACCTCGCTGAGCGTCTACTTCCATGAAGGTAGCAGCAGCTGGACCCAATGGGCTACGCTCTTCGTCCACGGCTCATTCTACCTGGTCATGGCTCTTTGGCACGTCCTGGTGCAGTCCCTTCGGCCACCACCGGACAAGCCAGACCTGTGGTTGGTGGCCAACGTCGGCGTGGGCGCCGCTGGCTTCTCTCTCTGCTATCTTTGGTGTCTTGGGAGGTTGTTGTTGCAGGGCGAAATACTGCCCCGGTCATGGTTTGTGAGGAAGGACAAGGTGAAGACCCAGTAG
- a CDS encoding uncharacterized protein (Contains conserved domain: COG0598, CorA, Mg2+ and Co2+ transporters [Inorganic ion transport and metabolism]), translating into MELSKKQSHPDMAASASDQASHPPPPSAPAPRRRKNHRGGRRKKQRRKSFAAPADEIAQDNVNEGVLEDASQRFYARPGGNLSTTSIESESLLDHRADSDEEDEGAPLLSSPVFPRRDTFGGYGSADASRKNGPPSHSGSSKASSARGRQPADSYNVNYPPSVPGSPALHPTNRMSMSFGDVLLRDEIDRRETSTTRGSGDEGGRPSPSDRRKTIALQAEEDVCFPQDGLSELGDEEPSTRDRDSASRQRTRRRCGKWPDLSILDEWSRFEKEGRSEERRVKRITEPQLIDGRLRPVHRGWFQAEEAAPYRFTYFNEELPSTIHSQTISELVQPGGTFRDLFMPDPPILSDTSDGEEEQEQELDLFQVLGGQSGDPRIPARQPSLAATSQEFERKTSTNSEATRTGPGGCAPSDLKSPDASKPAQNGKPSKALKYGDRPVWWLDVLSPTEAEMKVLSKAFGIHPLTAEDIMMQEQREKVELFRNYYFVNYRSFDQDRASEKFLEPVNMYVVVFREGVLSFHFSVTPHPANVRRRIRQLRDYLILSSDWISYAIIDDITDAFGPLIQNIEDEVDDIDYAILQMHSEEDHALREERRRLNEKCDASAEVRSAEAGRDMLRRVGDCRKKVMSLYRLLSNKADVIKGFAKRCNEHWEVAPRSEIGLYLGDIQDHIVTMTSNLSHYEKILARSHGNYLAQINIRMNERQEQTADVLGKLTVLGTIVLPMNIITGLWGMNVWVPGQEYEGDLKWFIAITTGLILFGVACYLIAKRVYNIV; encoded by the exons ATGGAATTGTCCAAGAAGCAATCCCATCCGGACATGGCTGCCTCAGCCTCTGATCAAGCTTCACATCCCCCACCCCCGTCCGCCCCTGCCCCGAGAAGGCGGAAGAACCACagggggggaaggaggaagaagcaGAGAAGAAAGTCATTTGCCGCTCCCGCCGACGAGATAGCACAGGACAACGTTAACGAAGGAGTGCTGGAAGACGCCTCGCAGCGCTTCTACGCGCGGCCTGGCGGCAACCTAAGCACGACAAGCATCGAAAGCGAGTCGCTGTTGGACCACAG GGCAGAtagcgacgaggaggacgagggtgCGCCTCTTCTCTCGAGCCCGGTTTTCCCGAGAAGAGATACTTTTGGCGGTTACGGATCTGCAGATGCTTCGCGGAAGAACGGGCCCCCCAGCCACAGCGGCTCGAGCAAGGCGAGCAGCGCCAGGGGAAGACAGCCGGCCGATTCCTACAATGTCAATTATCCGCCCTCGGTCCCAGGGTCGCCCGCCCTGCACCCGACAAACCGCATGTCCATGAGCTTTGGCGACGTGCTCCTGCGTGACGAGATCGACCGCCGCGAGACCTCGACGACCAGAGGGAGCGGGGACGAAGGTGGCCGACCGTCACCATCGGACAGGAGGAAGACCATTGCGCTACAAGCCGAAGAAGACGTGTGCTTTCCGCAAGACGGCCTCTCCGAACTCGGAGACGAGGAGCCCTCCACTCGCGATCGTGACTCGGCGTCCCGCCAGAGGACTCGAAGGCGGTGTGGGAAATGGCCAGACCTTTCCATCTTGGACGAATGGAGTCGGTTTGAAAAGGAGGGCCGGAGCGAGGAGCGTCGTGTGAAGCGGATCACGGAACCGCAGCTGATTGACGGGAGGCTGAGGCCTGTTCACCGGGGATGGTTtcaggccgaggaggccgccCCCTACCGCTTCACGTACTTCAACGAAGAGCTCCCGAGCACCATCCATAGTCAGACCATCTCCGAGCTGGTACAGCCCGGGGGCACCTTCAGAGACCTTTTCATGCCCGATCCCCCGATTCTCTCGGACACCTCGGATGGCGAAGAAGAGCAGGAGCAAGAACTTGACTTGTTTCAGGTGCTCGGAGGACAGAGCGGCGACCCAAGGATCCCAGCAAGACAGCCGTCTCTGGCAGCCACAAGCCAGGAATTCGAGCGGAAAACGTCCACAAACAGTGAGGCGACTAGAACGGGACCGGGCGGATGTGCCCCCTCAGACCTAAAGTCGCCGGACGCTTCCAAGCCGGCCCAGAATGGCAAACCGTCGAAAGCGCTCAAATACGGAGATCGCCCGGTCTGGTGGCTCGACGTTCTCAGTCCCACCGAGGCCGAGATGAAGGTGCTCTCCAAGGCCTTTGGGATCCACCCGCTCACGGCCGAGGATATCATGATGCAGGAACAGCGAGAGAAGGTGGAACTCTTCCGCAACTATTACTTTGTCAACTACCGCTCTTTCGACCAGGACCGGGCCAGCGAAAAGTTCCTCGAGCCCGTCAACATGTACGTCGTCGTGTTCCGGGAGGGCGTCCTCAGCTTCCACTTCTCCGTCACGCCGCACCCGGCCAACGTGCGGCGGCGTATCCGCCAGCTGCGCGACTACCTGATCCTCTCGTCAGACTGGATCTCGTACGCCATCATCGACGACATCACGGATGCATTCGGCCCCCTCATCCAAAACATCGAAGACGAGGTCGACGACATCGACTATGCGATCCTGCAGATGCACTCGGAAGAAGACCACGCCTTgagagaggagaggaggCGGCTCAACGAGAAATGCGACGCCTCGGCCGAAGTGAGGTCGGCCGAGGCCGGGCGGGATATGCTCCGGCGGGTCGGAGATTGCCGCAAGAAAGTCATGTCGCTGTATCGCCTGCTCAGCAACAAGGCCGACGTGATCAAGGGGTTCGCGAAGCGTTGCAACGAGCACTGGGAGGTGGCACCGCGGTCCGAGATCGGCTTGTACTTGGGCGACATTCAGGATCATATCGTGACCATGACTTCGAACCTGAGTCACTATGAGAA GATCTTGGCTCGCTCCCATGGGAACTACCTCGCGCAAATCAACATACGCATGAATGAG